In the Acidobacteriota bacterium genome, TGGGCCGTCCTGTGCCGGATGTCGCCGTACCTGCTCTTCGGCTTCGCCATGGCCGGGCTGCTGTCGGTGCTGATTCCCGCGCGGCTGGTGGCCCGCCATCTGGGCGGCGGTGGATTCTGGCCGGTGGTCAAGGCGGCCCTGTTCGGCATCCCGCTGCCCCTCTGCTCGTGCAGCGTCATCCCGGTGGCGGCGTCGCTGCGCAAGTCGGGCGCGGGCCGGGGTGCGACCACGGCGTTCCTGCTGGCCACGCCCATGACGGGCGCCGACAGCATCCTGGCGGTGTA is a window encoding:
- a CDS encoding permease; translation: MSPYLLFGFAMAGLLSVLIPARLVARHLGGGGFWPVVKAALFGIPLPLCSCSVIPVAASLRKSGAGRGATTAFLLATPMTGADSILAVYSLLGPVFAAFTPLAALVSGCLGGLGMNLLSRDEPARPAPAPPQPSPCECGPNVASVTSPGLSACGCSETPAVAAAPPTQPTC